A stretch of DNA from Perca fluviatilis chromosome 15, GENO_Pfluv_1.0, whole genome shotgun sequence:
AGTTTGTAGTCATGGTTACGCTGAGTCATTTTCTGATAATATTTTGTAAATTGAGTGAAACTGGAAGCAGAGCGTGGATGCTGTAGTCTCcctgttggtgtgtgtctgtgcttatgagtgtgtgcgtgcgtgtcttaGCCTCGAGCGCTCTGTTGCTGACCTGTTGCATTACGCTAACACTACCCAGACGCCCATCAATTCCCCCCCCATCCCCTCCCAGTAAGTGTGATTTAAATGGATAGGGGACATTCAAATTATTGAACATGccagtttgtgtgtctttttgggACGTATCGAGTGAATTTCCACTCGGCCAATGCACGAGCTCAGGATAATAAACTGGACTGCCCTCAAACTGTGTGCTGATCAACTAACGCTGGTATTCACAAACAAGCAAATTACGTTATGTGTCAAAGCTCTAGTCCGTAACTTTTTGGTATTAATGAACGTTTGCgcaatcacagaaggcttgtatcatgtggatgcaccaacagcgttgttgtcattacttagaattcttcatgggggagacagaaactacgcactatagctttaaatcatGCAAACATAACATGTTTTAAGCACTTCAGTTCAATAACAAACATATATGCTTAAAGCACTTCAGTTAAATTATGTAAACATAATATATATGCATTTGCTTCTGAGGAAACAGCAGAGGTGCCGCTCTCTTCTCTTACCAGTCCCCGCACACGGCTTCAGATGAGTGACAACTTTGTGCGGCTCTttttctgtaaccagtgtaGCAAGAAAGCATGGATGAATTAGCAAcctagctaactagccagccgTCTGGTAAttgttagctagcttgctaattgTATCATGCTACACCGGTTATAGAAAATGAGCTGAACAGCCAGCTAGTGACCAGCCTTATGCTGAGCTTACACCAAACGACGTTTGAAGTGATTTCATTGTTCCAGACTAATTTCCAATATCGGAATGAAATCCAAAGAGTCTCGCTAGAGTCGTGGCGCGCTGCCGTCGTCTCAGTCGTTTGGAGTACTCAGTCCCATTCAGTCTTTTTCCCGTCTTGACGTTGCGACAAAATCAAACCAATGGCTGCGCTACCTcgagcaccaaacaggaagcagccaACTGGGcagagccagtgttgtttatggctGCTATGATGCCGCGCTACACGCCCCTAAACCCTTCTAGCTTCTAGCTTCTAGTTTTACCGGCAGATAAACGTGGACCTCTGGGTACTgctgccattcatctgcatgtacgccAGAACAGAAAATCTAGCCGTAGCTGGCCagcttggttacatttttcaaaacaaatctagttgtagtctagcaatttgtgaccctgcaagatccccagtcttcACATATTATGTCAGTCTTCAatgttagatgtgagatgattgtctttTAATAGTCTTAATAGTtaatagtcttttttttaaagtctgttcaaagtcttTTAGCGTATGGTAGGCAATAGTATGCCAGCAGCGGCTTGCGCTCGCTAGCtgtggtctgataaacagtaaattcaagCATGCAGCAGTCAAGGTTTTCGTTATCAAAAGTGGGCTTGGTTTTATCTGAAGTGAACACGGGCCGAAGAAGTTACTGTTGTGCATCCTCCACCTgaaatttttttcttatttgctAAAAATGTTTGGGAGTCTGGAACATACGAGAAATCCACATAACAGCAGCAAAACAAAGAGCATTGGGAAACTTGGGCAGTTAAACTCCCATTCCCAAAAGTCAGTTATTATCTGTCTTAATAAAGACTCCACAGCTGATGTCCCTCAAAGAAGAATGCATTTAAAATGGTAAACTTGTTCCTTTTGGGGCAAGCTTTTCCATGATGTAAAGCTGCCTGCTTACACTGCAGCATATCCTGGCGATATATGCGGTCCTGGTCCCCAATAATAAAGACAAagggagatgtgtgtgtgtgtgttttttttttttttttcctcctctctgcttTCGCGCCTGCAGCCCTGGAGACTTTTGCTAACGAGAGTAACCGGATTAGTTTAACTGGTTCACAGCTGTCTGTCACAGAGCCAGATTGCATTAGAGCGATAAAAGAAAAGGTCAGCTGGACAATAGACGGGGACGAGAGGGGGTTAGGATGAGATGGAAACACCCTGGGGGGGtcctcacgcacacacacacacacacacacacacacacacacaggtctgttTTTGTTGCCTCGGACACCATCCACATCGATGTGGATACATTTGTCTCTTTCCCTACAATCTGTAGCCACACTTAATCAGCATCTTTGGCCACTTTAAGGATATTTTCACTCCTGAATTGTTAAGAGTGGACATGGTGAACAGAACATTTCTAAAAGTGATTATCATGTGATGTATTTTTTGGAATCCGACACACTGTGGTGTTTATGCTGGCTCTGAAAGCAACAAATGGAAGTGCAAAACCAAAAAATGTGAAGCTGCTTAGTGGAAATGGTATAAAGCTGCTGGCACAGGTGGCTAAAAGGGATTTGAACACAACGCTGAACCACTGAACACAAATGCTAATAGTGTTTTAGTTTAAACTTTTGCTCTAATAAAAGAAAATCCATCAAAAGGCTCGGCTTCTGCACACTATGCATGTATGCTCTCTGTAGGCCCGTCAGCACATCCTTACACCTGTATGTGCTATAATCACATATGTTCTTATATGTTGATGTCTCACACATTGGTACAGCATATATCTTGCATATTTTCCTAAAaataagtatacacacacacacacacacacacacacacacacacaaacacacaaacacacacacggtcaaaagtttggggtcaattagaaatttccattccactccattatagacagaataccagctaaTCTGAGTGGGTgtctgatctttaatgcaatatctacattggccattatcagcaaccattcatccaatggtccaaaggcccattctgtgtttactaatctgatatcattttaaaaggctaactgagaaaacattggagaacccttttgcaattatgtaagcacataatgtcatctgaaaactgctgccctggttaaataAACAATGACTGAAACGCTGTGTATCTGATAAACACAGTGTTGAAAGTGGGCGTTCTGAAGAAAGTTAATTGAATTATTGGTAaattcacctctctctctctctctctctctctctctctctctctctagccaTCCTGGTCTACAGAGTTTTCCGCAATGAGGCGAAGAGGAACGTAAAGGTGCTTCATGGCATCATCCACCTGCTGGCCCTCATCATCAGCATCGTAGGTGAGACcagtgtgagagagaaacaCTGATGGAAAGAAAAAGATACTTATAGTGTGTACAGTAATCTCCTTTTCAGACgtaatttatgtgtgtgtgtgtgtgtgtgtgtgtgtgtgtgtgtgtgtgtgtgtgtgtgtgtaggtactGTAGCTGTGTTTGACTTCCACAGAGCATCAAAGACCCCAGACATGTACACTCTACACAGCTGGTGCGGCATGGCTACCTTAGTCTTATTCTCcatacaggtacacacacacacacacacacacacacacacacacacacacacacacacacacacacacacacacacacacacacacacacacacacacacacacaatttataaAACAACAGTTGGTGGCTGGGTtggtcagtgggtagagcaggtgcacatatgtttagaggtttatgccctGACGCAGAGGTctagggttcgactccgacctgcgacGATTTCCATGTATGGGGAATACATACATAGAAaaatactctctctctcccctttctcatctgtcctgtccattaaaggcagaaaagcccccaaaaaataattaaaaaaaagttctgcTAAACTATGCATTGATTAAAGCTGCAGGTAAGCTGAGTCACAGCTAAAGTCAGCTAAAACTCCATttgtgtttttcaaaatggGTCTGAAACTACTTTCCATGATATACGTAGCTgtatattatttcatttttttaaagaccGTTATTTTGGAATTTAGGCCTTTTATTTTGACGGCTCAGACGCTGAAAGAGAAGAGAgtgggggaatgacatgcaggaaagcaGCGCAGGTCGTTATCCAACCTGCGACCTCTTCGTCGAGGACTAAGCCATATATGGGCCGGCCGAGCACCCAATAGCTTTGTATTATTAACTATATAGCTGTACGCGAATGTGGATTCAAACAGTAACACTAACTTTTCTTACCCTCATTTCTCCCAGTGGGTGATGGGTTTGCTGTTCTTCCTCTTTCCTGTTGCGTCGTCATGGTTACGAGCCTCATACCTGCCCATCCACGTGTTCAGCGGTCTGGTTCTGCTGGTTATGGCCATAGGGAGCAGCCTGCTCGGCATCACGGAGAAACTCCTCTTCAGCATCATGTATGTCTGACAGTGTCCTCTACTTTCTCATCATTGTAAAAACCATGGCTTCTCCCTTTACCTCGAGTGGTATCCAATACGGCTGGATCTGAATATTCCACTATTGGGATATTCGTTTGTTTGTTGGGTAGGTatttgattttcaattttgggattCAAATATACGGTTATAAATTCAAGACGGATTAAAATTTTTGGAGAAACACAACCCGGTTGCCATTGCGGTTGCCAGTCATGGAACTGTCAATCAGACTTGTCGgtgtgttttaaagtgctcattttcccctttccttttagggatgtaagaaaaaaatcgatacacttgaatatcgcaatattttattttgcaatactgtatcaattttcaaaaaggcaatatcgatactttatttttttaacgttaaaaaatattcatgtaagaatGTGCTTCACTtctatgttgtgtttaaaccccctaccactAGATGGCtgtgctgagacgcaccactagtgtacttgcctagcagtgcctaacagtgcctgactttttgctagaagctaacaaagTAGCTATggctttggcctactttagcatataaacatttgattttctgtgtactgaattctttacctaaagtaaacgtgtaaaagtgtcttttttttttaaattagtttttctaaaatgatacttaaaaaaagtctcaatatatcgccttacgcacagtatcggaatatattgcaatatattgaatcgtgacccacgtattgtgatacgtatcgtatcgccagattcttgccaatagaCAGCCctatttcctttattgtgttaaatatatatttttgtgcacgttctaagtttacaaagtgaaaaagcccaaagtccaccccaaaggaatttaccatctccaacagaaaacactgttcaccaactgctccaaacagctctactgtagtccagtctttacttcagagacagacgtgcgtcactttgtaacacacgttataatgcttgcgtagctgctagcatggcacaccctcatactctgctcctgactggctagtagtccttacctaggtactgtcagggcactccctcatactctgctcctgactggctagtagtccttacctagctactgcgcatgtgcgactcccaacaaagatggaacagaagtgagatgcctcactctgtagctaaaacggagagctcaacacacagggtgaaaagaggagctgcagcaatgggcagtacaacaaaaatatggtgttttttgaaaattaaaccacgtaaacctattctggtacaacctctaaataaaagtaggaatctgaaaatgagcataatatgagcactttaaggcgGTGCGAGAGTCCCGttcaggaaacaggaaacatcactgcctcgaGAGagtttttaaaacaccaaacacaagaaCTGAACTGCCCTAAAAATTGACTGTGTCACGGCCGAgcgtttcctgcaacaacaaagcacagccTGCCGCGTCtcttcaagtgcggtcggaaatgTCGAGATCTATAAACGGTCTGATGGAACACAgttattgtgaaatataaagtcggcttgtgctacattggggggttaaATAACAACAGGATTTCACACAAAATAGCCATTTAAGTGACACTCCCACCGCCACTCCCAACCCTGCTGTGATCGCTTTTGTTGAGTCCTGATctgtcccccctccctccctccccccaatTGCCGCCACCACTGAAGCTTTCAAATATACGCTGCTGATCAATATCAAAGCACAAAGAAATTGTatttgggacagccctagtaTCCAACAATGCtagttttatttctctctctctctctctctctctctctaggccGACCTACTCTCAGTTTGCCTCAGAGGGGGTGCTGGCCAACATCTTGGGGATCCTGCTGGTGGGTTTCGGGGTGCTGCTGGGCTACCTGATCACCAAGGAGGAGTTCAGGCGTCCGCCGAACCCAGAGGAAGAGGCTCTGTCTGTCCACTTCAAGACCCTGACGGAGGGGGGGTCCCCCACCTCGCCGTGACCCCCAGCGGGACGTCTGACACCTCCCTGTCGCCTGGATACCAACAGTGTCCCGCCAACCTATCTGACCCATTTGATCTCAGATTACTGAACAGACCGGTCAAGGAAGAAAAAACAAGTTcggactttaatctcagaaatctgagaataaagtcagaattctgacttgaCTTTGTTCTAAGTCAGAATTTTGAGAataaactcaaatacattttttcacgtggccctaatcctcttcagCTGTCAATAATTAATGTTAAATCTAGCCGCATTTAAACTTGGTTGTTGCCCGGTTTGTTTGGACCACTTTTTTAAGTTTATGGTCTGTACTCAGTTACAGGTCATCTGTGAGGGATGAAGCTCCGTTCTGTAACACCACTGTCCAATCAGAGTAGGCTGAACGTTTTTGTAGTCCAAACTAAATCAACCAAACTCTAAATCAAGTGATATGTCCGGGGCCACATTCTCGAAGTTAAACTTTAATTTGTATCATATCAATAATTTAAGATCAACTTTATAGTTTTAATATAGAGCCGTCAGTATTTGGATGAAGTAGCTCGTGAAAAATATAGTTTGCCAAGTTTAGTAGTCCACACCTGTTCAATATGCTGGATACGTATCTAATcaacatttcatattttctgtTATATAGTTATGTATACTGAGCATCCTTggcaaaaacatttcttttttggttgaaataagTTGGTGCTCTAGTGTGCACTGATTGGCTGTGTCATTTAGGTAAATATCATGTATTTGTATATTGGCACATACTCAATATTAAATAACTCAGACCGGTAGGGCCAAAATAACTTGATGTAGACATCCCTAGTTGGCACTATTGTCTGTTACACACCAAAAGTCAAACTGATGCTCACATTTGAGAATCTCCACCCATATGCAGATGACATCTTAATTTTCACTAAGTCGTAATGTCTAAATAAAATCCAGCCCTTTGCACAGAATCTGAGTGAACTTATTCTGCAACTGGCCAAGCGATCATCCAAGATAGGCGTAATCTAAAGGGGGGAttgtcaaaactggccagtgtaATACCCTCAAATAtctaataataatttccttttacataaataaagatgtttgcaccataacttgatgcagaaaaggcacacatTCTTGCATAAACATTCACTACAACGCAGCAAATTAAGTATTTAatatgctcaaaatttcaagTCTGCTAAAAGTCTCAAATTGGTCCATTAGTTAGCGGTTTGTATTTAAATGGTCTGTCATGTTTAATATATCTGTTCAGTGTGTattcacatgtactgtatgtggttaGTTTGTTAACTTGATGCACTTTTACCTAAAGATGTTAAAttcatgtctttgtgtgtgtgtaaccaatTTATGTATAACATGTtgctacagtttttttttgttttggcttGACTTCAGGACGCCGCACCAGTGCCTAATACAAAAGCCTTTACTGAAAATGAACTGGACGTTGTTTGCCTTATGTATTTCTTActgaagaggattagggccacatgtgaaaaatttATTTGAGGTTTGAGTTTAAAGTGAGAATTCTGACTTCAtcctcagattttttttcttcagaattCTGTGTTCAAAGTCGGAATTCTAAGAAAAATCTCAGAATTCCGACTTTAAATTCAGAACTTGAATTCATTTTTCACGTGTGGCCCTAATCGTCTTTCGCAATTTCTTGACAGTGTCATCTTTGAAAGAGAAGTTTAAATCTTATTGGGACAACCTGAAGTAAATAATAACGTGTGAAACTTGATGCTTTTGGTCCAGTTGTGTTTTTAACACCTGACTTAAACTTCTGATATAATCTTAGATGTTAAAGCTGCATCATGTGTGTGggtttaactatttatttaaaaGCAATGATAACGCATTTAAAATCCTTACATTTGAATGCCCCAGAGGAACCTTCAGAAATGGGCTGCAATCGCACCCAGTATCTAAGAAATACTGTAGCTAAccacaattaaaaataaataaattacaagagtattttcattttcttttcattatacTTCTGCTACACTACATTCCATTGGGGAATATTGTACTTTTGCTTCTCTACATTTATCAGACAGCTATATTACTGGTTCATTTGCaggattttacatacaaaacaaatgttCAACAAATAAAATGAGATGATTTTTAAACTCCCTGACAGAATATAAAGTAGTTCATATTAGCCGCTGTTGGGAGAAGTTTGCCTACAGGCCTTTCTgggtttttagattttttttaggggggcttTTATGGCCTTTATCTGACAGGATAGCTTGGagatgcaaaagagagagaggggggaggcgacatgcagcaaagggccgcgggttGGATTCGGACCTGGGCCGCTGCTAAGGACTCCGCCTACACACTTTactgcagtgtttctcaaatggggttACTTTGGAGTATAGCAGGATGTACGGTAGATCttttaaaaggttttatttaaaatatatcgGTGaggcataattcctaaaataatgatacactatattattgaatgcattttgtgatatattctaaatattttacagtccctccagaaaaacgcgattatgcgatcgcataattcaatgcataatcagccaaagtccgcatattcatgcgggggccgcattttttcaaatataccgcacttttgccgcataaattgccgttttccgcgcaaaatatgcggggcttgcatgatttcataatccccgcattttcgttgcaaaaaagtcacatatatcttaccagagaaagttgaaaaaatgttgcgtttacgtcacttcacacaagagcagccattttcccctgttgccatgggaacgttatgaagtgacgtaattacgcgacgtgaacatcatcgtatcggtgttggaggttgaatttgacatgtactctgagtctcttaagttggtatccaataagaaagctatcttcaTATCTgatatttctttctttaagtgctcctgcggtctatattattaacgatttttgaaagtctgtctcttttgtatcttttatttccctctgtttagactattacttttatttttactttaatattataatatttctatatatttttgtatcttatttttttacttattgcaatgactgaatatctgtaaactgtttttggaaattaagtttaaaaaaagcagggtgttgggggaatcactttttcttctctctttcatcaaaccgcattttttgcaagttcccgcaatttcatcgcataaaattgcataaatatcccgcatattccatcgcattttttaagaaaacttgccgcataatcaaggatttttgcccgcaacaatcacaaaaaaactctgcgtttttctAGAAGGACTGATTTGAAATGAATTGAAAGCATTTAAgtgtttttaagtaaaaaaatattgtttagtAAATGAGACACTGATGGCGGAGCGTTGTATTGTGCGTCTTTATATAGCTaggcattttttcttttaaaaaaaacgggTGAGCTAGATGTCGCCCCCCCCTTACAGCACTTTCTGGCTAACTTCTCACATGTGCAAATTAGCCCCACCTCTACCAGCTGTAAAActacttctttctttttattcattgtttcctgttttattttgaaatacttACCTTACTTACTTACCTTTGTTTAAAACACGTGTCAAACTTAAGGCCCACAGGACCAAATCTGGGCCCTCGCAAATTTTGATCCGACCTGCATATCACTTTAGGTTCACAATCCATTTTGgtccgcctagttgtgcgccaaaccagtAAGACGGGAAACGGTTTGCAAACCAAAATTACATgacacttaaaggtgcaatatgtaatactgacagctagtgtttaaaaaagttactgcagtacaaattcaaaatactggagagagtcgtctcccccgccccctcctccccagactccaaGTTCACGTTGGTTGCCAGCTttagaccgcagcattcacaacaatgttgctagatgcttgtctcacatagccagaaattacttcacagcacagcggagtagctaacgttagatgctagtctcacatagccagacattacttcacagcacagcggagtagctaacgttagatgctagtctcacatagccagacattacttcacagcacagcggagtagctaacgttagatgctagtctcacatagccagacattactccacagcacagcggagtagctaacgttagatgctagtctcacatagccagacattactccacagcacagcggagtagctaacgttagatgctagtctcacatagccagacattactccacagcacagcggagtagctaacgttagatgctagtctcacatagccagacattactccacagcacagcggagtagctaacgttagatgctagtctcacatagccagacattactccacagcacagcggagtagctaacgttagatgctagtctcacatagccagacattactccacagcacagcggagtagctaacgttagatgctggctatgttGACAGTCACAGAAGCCCGTTATCAcaaggagctctgtaaccaactgactgACACAccttttcggcttagaattacagtaggaatcgctaaaaacacaacctcGTCGTCCTCACCACCTgatggacagacacacttcctaggTTTAGAATTAGCtacggtaggaaccgctaaaaataccaccaccTTGCCGTCTTCTCCACCCGACTGAagacactttattggcttagaattacggcaacaatctcTTGGTTTAAAATAATTCACATTTGTCTGCTACGTtataaacagccgtggcccacTTGCCTAGTCCTCCAGTAACgtagttagcagggttagcatggcggcgttagctaGGACCAGTCAAGATCACttcactggctgtgtctcaattgtttttatcagtaaccaactcgggtactctagctatataattcaatgtgagtacacaaatgttgaaatgacataaaatgcccgtccctagtggctgtgataaattagcctgaagctaatgcttacctgttcaggaggaaattagccaactcggcgtccttttgggctctaagctgcttcatctttcaaataaatctccaatatttacatattatTTACATACATATAGTTGCATAtgaaactgggcctacaatgacgtgtagggcggcctaaagcctttacacatactTTTACAAAGTCTATTGTAGCAGTATATCCTtgaagcttaactgtatctggaaatgtcatcaatgtgtgtaaatttcaaaacaaatcacaaatagGCAGATTTGTCTTTGCTAATAATACATGGATGTTGGACCTGTGTTTATCtagatatatattttattaaatgatTCAACAATAACTTGTGGCTCCCCCTGCGGTAACTCTAAGGACTACTGTCCTTAGGACTACTGTCCTTAGAGTTACTACAACTACTGTAGTACAACtactgttgaagatctctgcctcAGAGCATCGCAGAATACTGAAAACCATCAAGATGAACTTTCACAGATGAATGACATCATATTCAAGGGTGAGAAAATCATCTTCCCTACGTCACTGCGTTCAGAGATGTTGTCctgaatatatatattcagGTCACACATATGCAAGTCACATGGgcattagtctcgcattgc
This window harbors:
- the LOC120574120 gene encoding cytochrome b561 — translated: MDESAPRPGRSMFAWLVGASQLLGVASVVLTGVWMGHYRGGFAWDGSGREFNVHPLCMVLGLVFLQGDAILVYRVFRNEAKRNVKVLHGIIHLLALIISIVGTVAVFDFHRASKTPDMYTLHSWCGMATLVLFSIQWVMGLLFFLFPVASSWLRASYLPIHVFSGLVLLVMAIGSSLLGITEKLLFSIMPTYSQFASEGVLANILGILLVGFGVLLGYLITKEEFRRPPNPEEEALSVHFKTLTEGGSPTSP